The DNA segment CGAACGGCGCCGGCAAGACCACGCTCTTCAACTGCCTCGGGCGGCTGTACACCCCCCAGCAGGGCGACATCCTCTTCGAGGGGCAGTCCATCATCAGCGCCCCGACGCATCACATCGCCGAGCTCGGCATCGGCCGCACGTTCCAGAACCTTGCCCTCTTCCCGACCATGAGCGTCCTCGACAACGTGCTGGTGGGCGTCCACAGCCGGACGCGCAGCGACTTCGCCAGCAACGCCCTCAAGCTACCCTGGGTCGGGCGCGAGGAGCGGGAGGCGCGCGAGGCCGCCCGCGAGCTGATCGCCTTCCTCGATCTCGAGGAGGTGGCCGGGCACCCGGCCGCGGGGCTGCCCTTCGGCACCCTCAAGCGCGTGGAGCTGGCGAGGGCGCTGGCCAACCGGCCCAAGCTCCTGCTCCTGGACGAGCCCGCGAGCGGCCTCAACCACGAGGAGGTGGCGGTGCTCGGCGCTCTCGTGCGCGCCATCCGCGACGAGCGCCGGGTGACGGTCCTGCTGGTGGAGCACCACATGAGCCTCGTTATGCAGGTTTCGGACAAGGTGGTCGTGCTCGACTTCGGCAGGAAGATCGCCGAGGGCTCGCCGGCCGAGATCCAGCGCAATTCAGAGGTGATCAAGGCGTACCTCGGGAGTGAGAACTGATGGGGGAGCGAGAACTGATGGGGGAGCGACACTAGTGCCCGCCCTGCTCGAGGCCGAGAACCTGGAGGCGCAGTACGGG comes from the Candidatus Methylomirabilota bacterium genome and includes:
- a CDS encoding ABC transporter ATP-binding protein, with protein sequence MTPPPNSSILAVRDVTMRFGGIVALDDVSFDMTAGQIVGLIGPNGAGKTTLFNCLGRLYTPQQGDILFEGQSIISAPTHHIAELGIGRTFQNLALFPTMSVLDNVLVGVHSRTRSDFASNALKLPWVGREEREAREAARELIAFLDLEEVAGHPAAGLPFGTLKRVELARALANRPKLLLLDEPASGLNHEEVAVLGALVRAIRDERRVTVLLVEHHMSLVMQVSDKVVVLDFGRKIAEGSPAEIQRNSEVIKAYLGSEN